AGCGCAACGCTTTCAGTCGCGGATTCCCGCAGCATGGCGCCGAACTCGCCGACGATCTGCAACGCCTGGTCGATCTGCACGGCGCCGAGACGATCGCTGCGGTTATCGTCGAACCGATGGCGGGATCGACCGGCGTGCTCGTGCCGCCCGTTGGCTACCTCTCACGCTTGCGCGAGATTTGCGACCGGCATGGCATCATCCTGATCTTCGACGAAGTCATCACCGCTTTCGGGCGTGTCGGCGGCGCAACGGCGTCGCAAATGTGGGGCGTGACGCCTGACATCATCACCATGGCCAAGGGCCTGACCAATGCCACGGTGCCGATGGGGGCGGTGGCGGTGAAGCGCGAGCTGCACGATGCGGTGATCGACAGCGCGCCGGGCGGGATCGAGCTGTTCCACGGCTACACCTATTCAGGCCACCCCTTGGCGAGCGCGGCGGGGCTGGCGACGCTGGACCTCTATGCCCGCGACGGGCTGTTCGACCGTGCGAGCGAACTCGGCGCCTATTGGGAGGATGCGGCACACAGCCTGAAGGGGCGGCGGCACGTCATCGACGTCCGCACGATCGGCCTCGTCGCAGGCATCGAACTTGAACCACGCCCCGGCGCCCCCACCGCGCGCGCGATGGAACTGTTCCACGCCTGTTTCGACAACGGCCTGCTCGTGCGCGCTACGGGCGATATCATCGCGCTGTCGCCGCCGCTGATCGTCGAGAAGGAACAAATCGACGCAATGTTCGGGACGATCGCCGACCTCATCGACCGGATCGATTAGGCGCTGGCGGCAAGGGGAAAGCTTATCGAAACGCTGGTTCCCTTGCCCGGTTCGCTGTCGATGTGGAGCTGCCCCTGATGGCGCTCGCTGATATGCTTGACGATCGCGAGGCCAAGACCGGTGCCGCCGACCGAGCGGCTGCGCGCCTCGTCGACGCGGTAAAAGCGTTCGGTCAGCCGCGGGATATGGTCGGGGGCGATGCCGTCACCCTCGTCGCTCACCGACAGCCGAACGCGCGCTCCTTCGCGCAGCAGTTCGACCGTCACCGGCGTGCCGGGACGGCCATATTTCAACGCATTGGATATGATATTGTGGGCGAGTTGGCCGAGCTGCGCCTCGTCGCCCAGCATCGGCATCGCTTCGGTGCCGAGCGCCGCGACAATGTCCTTCGGCCGCGCGGATTCGCTGTCCTGCAATTGGGTGATCGTGTGCCGGACGATCGCGGCGAGGTCGACCTCGGCGGTTGGACGGCGAAAGCGGTCGGCCTCGACGCGCGAGATTGAGAGCAGGTCGATCACCAGTTGCTGCATCCGCCGCGCCTCGCGCTCGATGATCGACAGGAAGCGGCGCCGCGTTGCGCCGTCGTCTTCGCCATTCATGTCCTGCAATGTTTCGACATAGCCGATGATCGCGGCGAGCGGGGTGCGCAGCTCGTGGCTGGCGTTGGCGACAAAATCGGACCGCATCCGGTCGGCGGCGTCGATCGCCGAGCGATCGGACAGGAAGACGATGCGTTCGCCGTTCGACAGCGCGGCGATGCGCATGGTCCAGCGCTGGCCGGGGCGGGGATAATCGACGAGGTCGATCGTCTCCAGCGGCGCGTCGCCGTCGATCCGCGACAGCCATTCGGTGGCGAGCGGATGACGGATCGCGGTGCGGATGTCGGCGCCGACGATGTGCCGTCCGAGCAGCCGAATGGCCGCGTCGTTGGCGATGGCGACGACATTATCGGCAACGCCGAGCAGCGGGTCTTTTTCCTGATCGACCCAGCGTGCGAAATCGGGATGACGCAGCAAGGAAAGCGGACGTGTCTCGGCAGGCGAGGTTCGCTGGGCGCGGGTCGCGGACAGGGCGGGAGGAAGCGCGCTGTAAACCGTGAAGGTTGCGGCGAAACCCGCGACCGCCATCATCGCGATCGTCGGCGGGTCGCCACCGGCCAGCGCCGCAAAGATCGCCGCAATGGCGATCAGCGTCAGCGCGATGACAAGGCTGGACAGGCGATCGAACATGCGCCGCCCGCTTCGCACGAAGCGGGGGATGCGCGCAATCGGCTTTGCGCATGTTAACGCTTTTGCCGGGCTTGTATCAAAGCGGGAAACGAGCAGGCTTCCCCTGGTCTTTTGCTTTTCCTCGCTCCGTCGTTGCGTTATGCGACGGTCATGGAAAACAGGGACGTCCCGGCGGATCCGGTCGATAGGGATGATGCGGCGTCGTCGCGCCGCCATGTGCTCGCGCTTGGCGCGGCGGGCGTATCGGCGGCGCTGACGATCCGGCCCGCCTTTGCCCAGACCGCGGTGTCGGTGATGAACTGCCAGATTCCGGTGCCGGGGCCGACCGCCGCGGGCCAGTATATCGACGCGACCGGCAAGCTCGTCCCGCCGGGAACAAAAGGCGCCTTTCCGGGCGCACCGCGGCCTTTTACGGGCGAGGAAGTCAAACAGGCGTTTCGCGGTCGCAGCCTGCCCGGAACGACCTATGACCAGTCGCAGGCCTATCTTCAATATATCCGGCGCTTGCAGGCAGGGCAGAGCGGCTTTACCTGTTTCGCATCGATCACGACGTCGCGCTGATTATCGCTTCCTGACAGGCGATTTGCGGTTTCAGCCGATCGTCAGACAAGGGAGTTTTCGTGAAACTGGCTTCGCTCAAGCACGGCCGTGATGGCCGCCTCGTCGTCGTTTCGGACGATCTGGCTTGGTATTCCGACGCATCGGCGATCGCGCCGACGATGCAGGCGGCGCTCGACGACTGGGCCGATGCTGCGCCGCGTCTGGCCGCGCTGGCCGAGGATTTGAACCATGACGCGATCCCCAAGGAGCGCTTTCACGAGCGCGACGCCGCATCGCCACTGCCACGCGCCTATCAATGGGCCGACGGCAGCGCCTATGTGAACCATGTCGCGCTGGTGCGCCAGGCGCGAGGCGCGGAAATGCCCGAGAGTTTCTGGCACGATCCGCTGATGTACCAGGGCGGCAGCGACGCTTTCCTTGCGCCGCGCGACCCGATCCCGCTCGGCGATCCGGCATGGGGGTGCGACATGGAGGCCGAGATCGTCGTCGTCACCGACGATGTTCCCGCCGGGATCGATCCCGTCACGGCGCGCGAGAAGGTTCTGCTCGTCGGCCTGACCAACGATGTCTCGCTCCGCGGACTGATCCCCGCCGAACTCGCCAAGGGGTTCGGCTTTTTCCAGTCCAAGCCGTCGAGTGCGATGTCGCCGGTTTTCGTGACGCCCGACGCGCTGGGCGACCAATGGAAGGATGGCAAGCTGCATGGCACGCTGTGCGTTGACCTCAACGGTCAGCCGCTCGGCCGCGCCGATGCCGGCGTCGACATGACCTTCGATTTCGGTCAGCTCATCGCCCACGCGGCCAAAACGCGCAACCTTGGCGCGGGCACGATCATCGGGTCAGGCACGGTGTCGAACCGTGACGCCGACGGCGGCCCCGGCAAGCCGGTGAGCGAGGGCGGACTGGGGTATAGCTGCCTTGCCGAAGTGCGGACGGTCGAAACGATCCGGCACGGCGAAGCGAAGACGCCCTTCATGCAGCGGGGCGATACGGTGCGTATCTGGATGGACGATGCGCGCCACCACAGCATCTTCGGCGCGATTGAGCAGACGGTCGCCTGACAAGAGGAAGGGGAGGGCGGAATCGCTGCCGCCCTCCCTTGCCGGTCTGACCGGTCGATAGCCTATCGGCCGCCGAAGCTGCCGCCAGCCATTGCGTCGCTCAGCGAACAGGCCGCGGGTCCAAGGATGACGATGAACAGCACCGGCAGGATGAACAGGATCAGCGGTACCGTCATGATCGCAGGCAGGCGCGCGGCTTTTTCCTCGGCCCGCATCATGCGCTCATTGCGAAACTCGGCCGACAGCACGCGCAGCGCGCTGGCGAGCGGCGTGCCATATTTTTCGGTCTGGATCATCGTCGTGACGACGCCCTTCACCGATTCCAGATTGACGCGATAGGCAAGGTTCTCGAATGCCTGTCGGCGCTCGGTGAGGAAGCCGAGCTCGATCGATGTAAGCGCAAACTCCTCGCCGAGTTCGGGATAGGCGCGGCCCAGTTCCTTCGATACGCGCGAGAAGGCCGAGTCGACCGTCAGCCCCGCCTCGGCGCAGATCACGAGCAGGTCGAGCGCGTCCGGAAGACCCTTGCGGATGGCATCGGTACGCTTCTGGCGCATATTGTCGACGAACAGGTCCGGCGCCTTGTAACCGAGAATCAGCGCGGCCATGGTAAAACCCGACCGCTTGAACGGCGTCAGCGTCGGCCACATGTCGACAATATAGATCAGGAAGAGGGCCAGACCGCCGAACAGGATCGGCAGCACCATTCGCCCGAAAATGACCGCGACCGCCAGATCCTTTGACCGGATGCCGGCCTGGGCCAGCTTTTGCTGAACCTCCTTGATCTGCCCTTCCTGCAAGACCTGCAAGCGGCCCAGGAAATTGCGCATTCGGTCGGCCGTCTGGTTTTTGCGCACGAGCCGCGCGCGACGCTTGGCGGTGGAGGCGGTGATGCCGGCCTTCAACTGTTCGCGGCGCTCGTTCAGCGCCTTGACGCGCTTTGTCATCGGGTTGCGTACGGTCAGCGCATTGTAGATGGCGACGAGCACGGCAAAAACGCCGATCGCGGCGAGCAGCGTACCCGCCCAGACGACGTCGATGCCGAGGAGCGAGGGTCCGGTCTGGGCGCCCGAAAATGCCGCGGTGACGGGGAGGGTGCTAATCATATTCTTTGCCCCATCAAATCTCGAAATTGACCATCTTGGCCATGATTCCGGCCCCGATGCTCATCCAGATCAGCCCGCCGATCCCGGCGACGATCAGGCGTTGTTCGACGAAGAAACCCGCAAGATAGCTGGGGTTCACCGTCCACACGACGCCGAAGACGAAAAAGGGAAGCGCGCCGACGATATAGGCCGACGCCTTGGCTTCCGATGACATTGCGCGGATCTTCAGCTTCATTTGCGCACGTTTGCGCAGCACGTCCGACAGGTTGGCCAGTGTTTCCGCAAGGTTGCCGCCCGTCTCGCGCTGGATCTGGATGGTGATGCAGAAGAACTGGAACTCGGGCGTGCCGAGCATTTCGGCCGTTTCCTGAAGCGCCGCCTCCATCGTGTTACCGATCCGGATCCGCTCGACGACGCCTTTGAACTCCTCGCCGACAGGGCCGGGCAGTTCCTGGCTGACGACCTGGAAGGTCTCGGTCACCGGCAGGCCCGACCGCAGCCCGCGCACCAGCAGGTCGATCGCATCGGGAAAGCGCGCATTGAATTGTGCGACGCGCTTCTTGATCGCCATGCCGACGACCAGATAGGGCAGGCCAAGGCTGATCAGCAGTCCGACGAGCGCGGCCATCGGGAACGGGGCGCGGACGATCAGCATCGCGCCGGTCGCCACGACAAACAGTCCCATGGAGGCGAACATATATTGGGTAAGCGTCCAGCTCTTGCCTGTCCGCCGGATGCGCTTTTCGAGTTCCTCGCGGCGGGGAAGCAGGCTGGTCAGCGACGAGTTGCCCCGGCGTCCCACCGACTGGATGGTTTTGCGCATCTGCGCCGCGACGACTGCCTCGGTCGAAGCGGCATGGCGATCCTTGACCATCGCCAGCCGCCGCGACTTTGCCTTGCCCGCCGACGGACCCTGAAGCAGGATCGCAAGAACCGCAAAAGCCATGATGGCCCCGGCGACGATAAGGATGACTGGCAGGTTCATGGTAAGCAGGTGTCCGCTTCTTTTGTTGCGGAGCGCGGCGGCGCGCCCGATGCGCCGTCACGCCGCCTGTTTTGCGCCCTTTTTGGTGAAACCCAGTTTGCCGAGCAGCGATCCGCCCGATTTGCTCTTGGCCGAAGCGGCAGCCACCTCGGATTCGACATCGGCGCCGTCGAGGATGAGCCGCATCAGATTTGTCCAGACCTGCGCCGCCTTCGTGCCCTTGCACGTTTCGGCATAGGATTTGCCCAGCTTTGCTGCCTGCGCGACGAGTTTGGGATCGAATGGAATGACGATGTCGATCGCACGTTCGATCGAGGACTCGAACTCCTTGCGCGACAGTTCTCCGATCGCGCTCTGGAACTTGTTGGCGACCAGCAGCACGCGTGCGCCGGGCACATTCTGTTTGAACCAGGACAAAAGGCGGATCGTGTCGCGCGCGGCGGCCAGGGTGACATCGCTGACCAGCAGGATCGTTCCCGCTTCCGACACAAGGTGCGGGAAGGGGATCAACACCTGGCGCGGGATGTCGACGATCGTCATCTCGAAGGCATTGCGCAATTCTTCCTCGAGCTGGAAAAAGGCCGATCCATCGGTCATCACCGGCTGGTGAATCGGCGCTTCGGCCGACAACAGGCTAAGCTTGTCCGAAGCCCTGACCATGGCGCGTTCGATGAACAAGCCGTCGATCCGGCTGGGATTGTCGATCGCATCAATAAGCCCGCGGCCCGGCTCGAGGTCGAGTGTCAGCGCGCCGGTCCCGAAATGAACATCGAGGTCGAGCAGCGCGGTCTGACGGTCGGCCTGTTCGCTGATCGCCCAGGCAAGCGAGGTTGCGACCATTGACGCGCCGACGCCGCCGCGCACCCCGACAACCGCCATCATGTGATGCGGCTTGTCGTCGTGCATGTCGGCATGTTTCGGCGCCGACAGCATGGCTTGCGCCATCGTCAGCGATTCGCGGACCTGGTCGAGCGACAGCGGTTTCAGCAGGTAATCCTGAATCCCGCTCGACAGCAGATCGCGATACAGGCGGACGTCGTTGATCTGCCCCGCCGCGATCACCACGGTACCCGGCTCGCAAACTTCGGCCAGCGCGTTGATGTCGTTGATCGGATCGCCCGATTCGGACATGTCGACAAAAAGGATATTGGGGCTTGCCGACACCGACAGCGATTGCACCGCGTTTCGCAGGCCGCCCTTGTTGCACTTTTCCATCGGCCAGCCCATGTCGCTGGCCGCGACGCGGATCAGTTCCAGCGTATCATCGTCACAGACGAACGCGTTGAAAGGATCGCGCAGCGTTGCAGATTTGAAATGAGCGTTCACTGGCCGCCTCCGCTCGTGGGTGTTTTGGTCAGTTCGCCGGCCCCGGTCTGAGGTTTCGTGCGATAGGTCTGGATGGCGCGCGTTGCCGCGACCGGGTCATGGCCTGTGTCGCGCGTGCCTTTGATGAGGTCGTTGGGGTCGGCGACCATTGCTGCAAGATTGCTGTTGGTCGCGCAGCCATAATTGGACGAAGTCGCGTTGAGCGAGTTCAGCGACGACTTGCTGTTCCAGTCGGGGCAACCCGGCACCGACGCCGATGCGCGCGTAACCACGACGCGGATATGACCGTCGGGAACAGCACCGGTGGTCACCGGCACATCCTTGCTGAGCAGAAGTCCGCGGCGTTCGACCATCGCCCGGACGGTCGCCTGCGCCGAGGATGCGCCATAAAGCGAGGGGTCCTCGATTGCGACGCGGTCGCCATAGCGGATGCCCATCGCATCGAACCAGCCTTGCAGACGACCCTGTTCGCTGGGCGGCAGTTCGCCATCCTTCGCGGCGACATCGAACTGATAGATGCTGTTGCGCACGACCGGTTGATGGACCGATTCCAGGCTGCGATTGCTGTAGGCGCTGCCCGCGCATCCGGCGAGGGTCGTCGCCAGCGCCAGGACCGTCCAAGTTGCGATATTTTTCATCACTTTGCTCCTGAAATCGGCCGTGTCACTTGATGCTGAAACCGGGCGAGGCGTCGCTGCCGCCGCCGCGCGGGCGGTCGGCATCACCCACATTGGAGTCGAGGCGTGGCTTCGGACGGTCGCCGCCCGTCACGCCATCGCTCGTCTGGTTGAGCAGCAGGCGTTGCAAGTCGTCGGCATCGCGGAACGCATCGGTCGGCAGCTTGATGTCGTTCGCCGAGACGGGTTCGACCAGATAGGGCGTCACGACGATGACGAGTTCGGTCTCGCCGCGGCGGAAGCTGTCCGACTTGAACAATGTGCCGAGCAGCGGCACGTCGCCGAGGCCCGGCATCTTGTCGATGGCGCCGATCGAACGGTTGTTGAGCAATCCGGCGATCATGAAGCTTTCGCCCGAACCCAGCTCGACCGTGGTTTCGGCGCGGCGGATCGTGAGCGCGGGAATCTGAAACCCCTGCATCTCGATCGCGCCTTCGGTCGACAGCTCCGAAACTTCGGGACGGACGCGCAGGCTGATGCGGCCGTTCGACAGCACGGTCGGCGTATAGGCCAGGCTGACGCCATATTTGCGATACTCGATGGTCGTCCCCGCGAAATTGCCGGGGATCGGCACGGGAAACTCGCCGCCCGCCAGGAAGTCGGCGGTCTCGCCCGAAATCGCCGTGAGATTGGGCTGTGCCAGCGTCGCCACCAGTCCCGAACGCTCGCCGATGTCGAGCGAAGCGATCAGGTCGAGCCCGAACAGGCGGCCCGCTCCGGCCAGGCTGCGTGTTCCGGGCGGAGTCGTGATGGAGTAGATGGTATTGCCGTTGGCGTCGGTCGTGATCGTGCCCGCCTGGCGGCCGCCGAACACCCCACCCAGAAAACCGTTGCCAAGGGGGCCGTCGGTGTCGCGGGTCAACAGGTTTCCGCTCAACTCCTTGACGAGCGAGCGGTTCACCTCGGCGATACGGACCTGCAGATTGACCTGCAGCGGCGTCGCCGTGCGCAGACGCGAGAGCACCTTGGTCTGATCGCCGACAAAGGCCTGTACCAGCCGTTCGGCTTCGGCCGCATCGTCGGGCGACCGGACGGTGCCGGTGAGCAGCACAAAGCCGTTCATCGTGTTCGCCGCAATGCTTGCTTCGGGCATTGCCAATGACAGCATCTGGTCGATCGTCTCGATATTGTTGCCGACGCGCGCGACGGTCGAGAACACGACCCGTCCGCTGGCGTCGGTGGCATAGATGCTCGTTTCGCCGGGCGCCTTGGCAAAGACATAGAGCTGGCGGCTCGAACGGACCTGCACATCGGCGACCTTGTCGTCGGCAACGAACACGTCACTCATCGCGGCGGGCAAGCTGATCAGGCGACCGCGACCGACCGAAAGGTCGATGCTGCTGCTGGCATTCTGTACCGCCTGCGCCGCGACGGGTCGCGACGGGGCCGCTATCAGCGTCGCTGCCACGAGGCCGATGGCGAGGGTGCGCGCCAGAGCCGCCGCCTTGAAATTGGCTTTGCTGTTCATCTTACTTACCCCCAACCGGAACTTCGGTCATCTTGTCGCCGCGGGTCACGCGCACGACCGGGCCGGTCGGCGCGGACACTCCGCGACCGTCATTGGCCGGCGCATAACCACCCCTGTTGTCTGCCTGCTGCGGACGCGGCGCAGTGACGCGCCCGCGTACCGGGATCCAGAAGCGCGACACGTCGCCACCGGTGGTCGCCGACGAACGGCTGGCAACCGGACGCGCGGCGGCCTGCGCCAGCATCTTCCTTTCGGCAGCGGTGCCCCCCGAAGCCGGAACGTTGATTTCACCCGAAGCGATCGCGGCGTCGAGTTCGCCGGCGCTTTCGGCCAGCGGGCGGAGCGCGAGCGACAGGCGGCCCATGCCCTGTGCGACGGCGATTTTTTCGGCAATCTCCGGCGTCGCTTCGAGCGTCACCGAACCGAAGGTGCGCACCGGCGTCTTGCCCGTCTCGTCCTCTGCGTCATAGCGCTGGTCGGTTGCCAGCACGCGGATGTTGCGAACGATGGTCTCGGCGGTGAAGATCTGGTCGTCGGGATAGGTGCTGCCTTCCTCGACCTCGATCGTCTGCGTCAGCACCACGTCGACGCGGTCGCCGGGAAAGACGAAACCCGCGACGCCCTGTTCCTGCGACACCTTGACGGTGATCGCCCGCATACCGGGCCCGAGCGCCGCGGCAAGGAAGCCGCGATCGTTGGGATGGACGAGGGCACCCTGCGTGAGCGGCTGTCCTGCCGTGATCGGATGGCGCACGACGGTACCGACCAACGTGTTCACGTCGGTTTTTTCCTTCACGAAATAGGCGTTCTCGACGAGATCTTTTGGCCAGGGCTGGAACCGGAAACTGTCCGGCCCGACGATCGTGCCGACGGGCAATTGCCTCGTCGCGACCAGGATCATCGGTCCCGTGATCTCGGGCGCCGCGGCCGCCCGTGCGGCGGGAGCCCCCGCTCCGCGCATCATATAGTTGACCCCGAATGCCGCGCCGATGGCAATCACCAGCGCGCCGACGATCAGCATAATCTTTCGCGTATCCATGACGATTTTTCGCCTCCTGCACCGTCCGGAAACGGCGGTGCTTGCCCTCAGGACAAACCGATAGCCTGAAACTGGTTAAGATAGTGTTGGTGAAGCGCCCAAAGTCCTGCGGCGGCGATGGCTACACCATAAGGGACTTCCACCGGCCGCTCCGAAGGGCGCAGTTTCATATGGATAAGCATGATCAGCGAGAGGATTCCGCCGCCGATTGCCATGACCATCAGCATGGGCAGGACCAGCGGAAGCGGGATCCACAGCATCACGGCGCAGATCATTTTGACATCGCCGCCGCCCATCGCACCGATCGCGAAAAGCAGGGCGAAAACCAGAAAGACCAGCAACGCCGCGCCGAACTGGATCGGCACGTCGGGCCAGAGCGTCAGCCCCGACACCACCCAGAAGGGAACCGCAAGGATCGCCATTGCGACATTGAGCTCGTTGGAAATGGTTCGCGACCGGATGTCACTCACCGCCGCGGCGATCATCATCAGCCCCAGAACGGCCATCAGGCCGAGCGCGATCGTGCCATTTTCCATCGGCCCGCTCGTAATGCTTATGGCTTACCAAAGCGTAACCATGTTCGCAGCGCCGCCGCGCTTGCATTCCGCGGGGCAACCGATATGCGGCCAGCATGACCGGCACCGCCCCTTCCGCAACCGACGTCCTGATCGTTGGCGCGGGGATTGCGGGCGCCAGCCTTGCGGCCGCGCTCGCGCCGTGGCGCCGCGTCCTGCTTGTCGAGGCGGAGGATACGCCCGGTTATCACGCAACGGGCCGGTCGGCCGCCTTCTGGCATGAAAGCTATGGTGGCGCCGGGGTGCAGCCACTGACCCGCGCGTCGTTGGATGCACTCGACCGGCCGCCTGCCGATTTTGCCGAGCAGGGTTTCCTTACCCCACGCGGCGCGCTCACGCTGGGGCGGTCGGTCGATGCCGTCGCCGTCGATGCTTTTGCGGCCGCGTTTTCCGAGAAAGGCGTCGCTGTCGACCGGATTTCGGGTGCCGCCGTCGCAGCGCATATCCCTGGACTTCGCCCGCATTGGTGCGAAGCGGCCTACGAAGCAGCGTGCCGCGACATCGACGTCGGCAGGCTGCACGCCGCCTATCTGCGCGCCGCGAAGCGCGCGGGCGCGTCGCTCGTCACGCGGGCTCCTTTTCGCCGCGCGCGCCGCATGACGCAGGGGTGGGAGGTAGAGGTCGGCGGTGCGACGATCCGCGCCGACCTGCTCGTCAATGCTGCCGGCGCCTGGGCCGATCAGGTCGCGGCGGCTTCGGGGGTCGCGCCGGTCGGTATTCAGCCCCGTCGCCGGACGATGCTGCAATTGCGGCTTGGTGTGCCTGTTCCCGCCGACTTGCCGCTGGTCATCGACATCGGCGGCGCTTTTTATTTCAAGGGCGAGAGCGAGGGACGCATCTGGCTTACCCCGCACGACGAAACGCCCGTCGATCCACACGACGTGGTTCCTGAGGAGATCGACGTTGCAACGGCGATTGACCGTTTGCAGTCGGTCGTCGACTGGCCGGTCGCTGCTATCGAGCGCAAATGGGCCGGGCTGCGCAGCTTCGCGCCCGACCGGCTTCCGGTGTTCGGAGCCGACCGGCATGAGCCGCGTTTCATCTGGTGCGCCGGGCAGGGCGGCTTTGGCATCCAGACGGCCCCGGCGATCGCGGCGTTGCTTGCCGCGCAGTTGGGGGCGCCGGAGCCACAGGGCGCGATCGGATGGATCGACCCGTCACCCTTCGCGGCGTCGCGCTTCGGGTAGCCATCGCCCCTTGCGCGCGAAAATCGCTCGATTAGCATGGCCTTCGGCCGCCAGCCCCG
This DNA window, taken from Sphingopyxis alaskensis RB2256, encodes the following:
- a CDS encoding AAA family ATPase; the encoded protein is MNAHFKSATLRDPFNAFVCDDDTLELIRVAASDMGWPMEKCNKGGLRNAVQSLSVSASPNILFVDMSESGDPINDINALAEVCEPGTVVIAAGQINDVRLYRDLLSSGIQDYLLKPLSLDQVRESLTMAQAMLSAPKHADMHDDKPHHMMAVVGVRGGVGASMVATSLAWAISEQADRQTALLDLDVHFGTGALTLDLEPGRGLIDAIDNPSRIDGLFIERAMVRASDKLSLLSAEAPIHQPVMTDGSAFFQLEEELRNAFEMTIVDIPRQVLIPFPHLVSEAGTILLVSDVTLAAARDTIRLLSWFKQNVPGARVLLVANKFQSAIGELSRKEFESSIERAIDIVIPFDPKLVAQAAKLGKSYAETCKGTKAAQVWTNLMRLILDGADVESEVAAASAKSKSGGSLLGKLGFTKKGAKQAA
- a CDS encoding aspartate aminotransferase family protein gives rise to the protein MRGDNDQLASFWMPFTANRAYKAQPRQLVSASGMFYRSSDGRDILDGTAGLWCSNAGHCRPEITEAIARTAATLDFAPTFQLGHPLPFELAQRLAALMPDGLDRIFFTNSGSESVDTALKIALAIQRAKGQGARTRLIGRERGYHGTGFGGISVGGLVNNRRAFGGGLPGVDHLRHTHDLERNAFSRGFPQHGAELADDLQRLVDLHGAETIAAVIVEPMAGSTGVLVPPVGYLSRLREICDRHGIILIFDEVITAFGRVGGATASQMWGVTPDIITMAKGLTNATVPMGAVAVKRELHDAVIDSAPGGIELFHGYTYSGHPLASAAGLATLDLYARDGLFDRASELGAYWEDAAHSLKGRRHVIDVRTIGLVAGIELEPRPGAPTARAMELFHACFDNGLLVRATGDIIALSPPLIVEKEQIDAMFGTIADLIDRID
- the cpaB gene encoding Flp pilus assembly protein CpaB, yielding MDTRKIMLIVGALVIAIGAAFGVNYMMRGAGAPAARAAAAPEITGPMILVATRQLPVGTIVGPDSFRFQPWPKDLVENAYFVKEKTDVNTLVGTVVRHPITAGQPLTQGALVHPNDRGFLAAALGPGMRAITVKVSQEQGVAGFVFPGDRVDVVLTQTIEVEEGSTYPDDQIFTAETIVRNIRVLATDQRYDAEDETGKTPVRTFGSVTLEATPEIAEKIAVAQGMGRLSLALRPLAESAGELDAAIASGEINVPASGGTAAERKMLAQAAARPVASRSSATTGGDVSRFWIPVRGRVTAPRPQQADNRGGYAPANDGRGVSAPTGPVVRVTRGDKMTEVPVGGK
- a CDS encoding CpaD family pilus assembly protein; the protein is MKNIATWTVLALATTLAGCAGSAYSNRSLESVHQPVVRNSIYQFDVAAKDGELPPSEQGRLQGWFDAMGIRYGDRVAIEDPSLYGASSAQATVRAMVERRGLLLSKDVPVTTGAVPDGHIRVVVTRASASVPGCPDWNSKSSLNSLNATSSNYGCATNSNLAAMVADPNDLIKGTRDTGHDPVAATRAIQTYRTKPQTGAGELTKTPTSGGGQ
- a CDS encoding fumarylacetoacetate hydrolase family protein; its protein translation is MKLASLKHGRDGRLVVVSDDLAWYSDASAIAPTMQAALDDWADAAPRLAALAEDLNHDAIPKERFHERDAASPLPRAYQWADGSAYVNHVALVRQARGAEMPESFWHDPLMYQGGSDAFLAPRDPIPLGDPAWGCDMEAEIVVVTDDVPAGIDPVTAREKVLLVGLTNDVSLRGLIPAELAKGFGFFQSKPSSAMSPVFVTPDALGDQWKDGKLHGTLCVDLNGQPLGRADAGVDMTFDFGQLIAHAAKTRNLGAGTIIGSGTVSNRDADGGPGKPVSEGGLGYSCLAEVRTVETIRHGEAKTPFMQRGDTVRIWMDDARHHSIFGAIEQTVA
- a CDS encoding type II secretion system F family protein; its protein translation is MAFAVLAILLQGPSAGKAKSRRLAMVKDRHAASTEAVVAAQMRKTIQSVGRRGNSSLTSLLPRREELEKRIRRTGKSWTLTQYMFASMGLFVVATGAMLIVRAPFPMAALVGLLISLGLPYLVVGMAIKKRVAQFNARFPDAIDLLVRGLRSGLPVTETFQVVSQELPGPVGEEFKGVVERIRIGNTMEAALQETAEMLGTPEFQFFCITIQIQRETGGNLAETLANLSDVLRKRAQMKLKIRAMSSEAKASAYIVGALPFFVFGVVWTVNPSYLAGFFVEQRLIVAGIGGLIWMSIGAGIMAKMVNFEI
- a CDS encoding type II secretion system F family protein, with product MISTLPVTAAFSGAQTGPSLLGIDVVWAGTLLAAIGVFAVLVAIYNALTVRNPMTKRVKALNERREQLKAGITASTAKRRARLVRKNQTADRMRNFLGRLQVLQEGQIKEVQQKLAQAGIRSKDLAVAVIFGRMVLPILFGGLALFLIYIVDMWPTLTPFKRSGFTMAALILGYKAPDLFVDNMRQKRTDAIRKGLPDALDLLVICAEAGLTVDSAFSRVSKELGRAYPELGEEFALTSIELGFLTERRQAFENLAYRVNLESVKGVVTTMIQTEKYGTPLASALRVLSAEFRNERMMRAEEKAARLPAIMTVPLILFILPVLFIVILGPAACSLSDAMAGGSFGGR
- a CDS encoding type II and III secretion system protein family protein, with the protein product MNSKANFKAAALARTLAIGLVAATLIAAPSRPVAAQAVQNASSSIDLSVGRGRLISLPAAMSDVFVADDKVADVQVRSSRQLYVFAKAPGETSIYATDASGRVVFSTVARVGNNIETIDQMLSLAMPEASIAANTMNGFVLLTGTVRSPDDAAEAERLVQAFVGDQTKVLSRLRTATPLQVNLQVRIAEVNRSLVKELSGNLLTRDTDGPLGNGFLGGVFGGRQAGTITTDANGNTIYSITTPPGTRSLAGAGRLFGLDLIASLDIGERSGLVATLAQPNLTAISGETADFLAGGEFPVPIPGNFAGTTIEYRKYGVSLAYTPTVLSNGRISLRVRPEVSELSTEGAIEMQGFQIPALTIRRAETTVELGSGESFMIAGLLNNRSIGAIDKMPGLGDVPLLGTLFKSDSFRRGETELVIVVTPYLVEPVSANDIKLPTDAFRDADDLQRLLLNQTSDGVTGGDRPKPRLDSNVGDADRPRGGGSDASPGFSIK
- a CDS encoding sensor histidine kinase produces the protein MFDRLSSLVIALTLIAIAAIFAALAGGDPPTIAMMAVAGFAATFTVYSALPPALSATRAQRTSPAETRPLSLLRHPDFARWVDQEKDPLLGVADNVVAIANDAAIRLLGRHIVGADIRTAIRHPLATEWLSRIDGDAPLETIDLVDYPRPGQRWTMRIAALSNGERIVFLSDRSAIDAADRMRSDFVANASHELRTPLAAIIGYVETLQDMNGEDDGATRRRFLSIIEREARRMQQLVIDLLSISRVEADRFRRPTAEVDLAAIVRHTITQLQDSESARPKDIVAALGTEAMPMLGDEAQLGQLAHNIISNALKYGRPGTPVTVELLREGARVRLSVSDEGDGIAPDHIPRLTERFYRVDEARSRSVGGTGLGLAIVKHISERHQGQLHIDSEPGKGTSVSISFPLAASA